GGTTGGCTGCTGACGCGCATGAGCGACGATTGAAGGTAGCATCACCAGATCAATGTTAGACACCGAACGATTAAGGCCGTGAATCGCCAACATGTTCTGGCCAGGCTGTATCAAGTCGCGAACGTGCGTGATGTCGAAACGAATCTGATGATTAGCCGAATGAGAACTGGTGGCGACCGATGACCAGTCCAAACGCTGCTCGTTGCCGTCACGGCCCGGAGCCCGGCCATGTGCAACCTCAATACCATTCAGATAGGCGACAAAGCCGTCGTCGTAGCTCATCAGCAGATCAATACTTTCAAACTGGGTGACATCCGTGGTCACTTCAAAAGTCACGCGCACGTACAGTGACGTACCGACACCTTGCATGGTGATCGCTGGCTGGTCATCCGGCGGCTGGTCAAGATCAAGACCCAGGTACGGTATGTCTTCATTTGTCTCATCAAAGCCCACACCGGTACTGCCACGTGTCCACGCCGAATCGTCAAAATCAGGCTTCGTCCAATCCAACCCCAGGCGACCGTCCTTGGGAACCCAAGCGCGAACCGGCGCGCCTTCTGCGAGCAGCGTTTCAATTCGGAAACTATCTGGCTCAATACGATTCATGCGGCCGGGCGTGCCACCCGGTTCGGAACTAAAGGACCAATTCTGCGGTGAGTGACTTGCCGCATTGGATCGTAGTTTTGCCAAACTGAACCCACTACCGTCGGGCGCAGCAGGCCAATCTCCTTGATCACCGTATTCGACGGTGTTCATCAATCGGTCGTCGTTGTTGAACAGCTGCAGTAACTCACCACCGTTGGCCAAGCGCCCTCTCCAAGGTCCTTCAACATGCGCCAAACCCGTTGTCGCTTTCATCTCTTCCGGACTGGCAGCCACAACAAGCTGACCGCGGCCCGGTACAATCGTGCCATCGGGAAACGCATAGTCGACGCCACCGGCTAGCCGCCAGTCGGAGATATCCATGTCAACCGCCAACTGGTTGTGTAATTCAATCCACTCCAATTGGCCGTCTTCATCCGCGGGCGGATGATACATGATTTCATTGAACACGACCGTACTATCGAGTACACGCCGATCCTCCAGCCGTTCGATTTGACCACGGTGAAACCTGCGCAGATGTCGGCGCGAAAAGTCGTGCATGTGCCAATTCGATCTATGAGAAAGTGTGAGTAGCAGAACGACGGCGAGAATTAGCCTAATCAATCGCTGGCCAATTGTCATGTTTTAAACGTTGTTCATCACCAACGTCTTTAGAAACCAACCCAAATGCCTGCTCCAAAGAGAAGATAATTGTACGTCAACGCGGGAAGACCGAATGTTCTGCAATGCCAAGAACGTTAGAATGGGCGATGCCAATTCGTGACATTCCTGGGAGCCTGACATGGCCGTATCAAATGGTCGTCTCATCACTGGTGCTATCCTAATTTCGACGATCGCCGTCGGTCCCGTTGCTTGGGGTCAAGATGCCGAGCAGAAGAACCAATACGAATCGGACGAGATCACGATCTCAGCGGCGACTGCAGATGAACCCAAACTCGAGCAAGTGTCTTTACAAGCGGCCGCAGACTCCATCGAAAAGGGTAATGCCGCTTGGTGGAACCGACGCAACTGTGTTGCCTGACATACAAGCGGTGCGTATGTGCTAAGTCGCCCCGCGTTAACGGAGCAACTTGGTCAACCTTCCGCTGAATTGCGGGACTTCTACGTCGAGGCATGCGACAAGTTGAAAGAAAAGGATCACGAAAAACGAATGAGCGGTATTTATCCCACGCAAATGGCCTACATCGCAGGAGGACTGGCCGAATGGGACTCACGTCACCAAAAAACTCTCACCTGATACCGACGCCGCACTTCGATTGATGTTCGAAATGCAAGGCGAGGACGGGTCGTGGGGCAAGACAGCGAGCGGGTAAAAAACTGATCACTTTTCATAAAACGACAAGATTTTTGGATCCCAAGCGAATAGCAAGTTCAGCAACAACTTTAGCCCGTTGAAAATTTGAGAGGTCACCTGTTTTGATTGAGGTGGATTGCAAGAAAATTCTGGTGTCGATTCGCAGCCTCACGGTTTTCGCTGCGATCGTGGTGATGGTTTGCGATTCGAACGGTCAGGTCCTGATTCGTCCCGACAAGCAGGTGACTCATATCACGGAGCCGCTGGATGAGTTGGGCCATGTTGATTATCTGGAGGCGATCAATCAGCGATATTCTCAAGGTGTGACCGCGGAGACAAACTGGACGGTCGCTCTACTTAAGGAGTTTGGTCCGCCACAGTCTCGCCACGATTTACTCACCGACTTTTGGCACCGCCTTGGTATCCAGCCGATCACGGCCGATCCAGAGCAGCCATTTCTGCAAGGCTATCGATCTGGGAACGAGTATTCTGAGTTAGAGCAGAAGGCATCTGAATCCTTCATGAATTCACGTGGCCCTTGGACGGTTAACAAGTTCCCCCACGAGGCGCGGTGGTTGGACATGCGCAAGATGGCGCTAGATCGATTAGTTGACGCTTCCAAACGACCGCACAACTACGTGCCGCAGGTGACCTCTGCTGAGGAACACGCGAGACGCATCCAAGAGATCCAGGACTTTTTTGATCAGCAGCTCCAATCCAAGGATCCTGGGGAGAAGCTGGGCGCAGCTGTTGGTGCGATGCTCACTTCGAATATGAGACTGAGCGTTGCTCCGCTGTCGCGCCTTCAGGGTACGGATTCCGCCCAGTACGGTCGAGAGCTGGCGCGGATGTTGTCACGAAGAGCTCTACTGCGAATTGGAGAGGCAGATATCAAGGCCGCCCAATCCGACCTGCAGGCGATTCATCGCATCGGTTCGCTGAGCGGCCAGGGTAATCTGATGCAATGGATCATGGGCATGGCCATCGGGGAAATGGCCAGCGTGGCCGACCTGGATATGGTGGAGTCTGGCAAATTAACGAAAGAGGAATGTGAACAGTACTTGCTCTTGCTGAAACAGCTTCCCGCGCCACGCCAGGCGATGGAGTTGCTGAACGTCGAGCTGCGTTACCAGGCGTTGGACGCGATTCAATTTGCGGCTCTTCATCATGAAGAGACGATTCGACAACTGTCCAAGCTCGCCGACCTCGACAAGCTTGCCTTATCGCGTATTCAAGAGCTTGACTGGTCCGAGGTGATGCGGCGAGTCAATCGCCTCTTCGACGAGCAACACGATCTTTACAACTCGCCCGAGCGAAGTCAGGAGCTGATCGCCTACGAGGATTCTGAGCTGCAGCTGGATCCGGAAAAGTATGCGACGATCTTGATTGAGCGGGCGAAGGAGGGGTCGGAGCAGCTGACGGAATTTATGGCCCAAATGTACTTCGAACAAATCTCATCCCGTTACTTGCGCCGTGTGGAGTCACGGCCAAAGACACGACGACGGGTGGTGCAGGCGGGATTGGCGGCCGAGCTCTATCGCTTCGAGCATGGGGCCTATCCGGAGTCGCTCGAACCCCTGAAGTCGCTGGTCAGTGAGCCCTTGGTTGACGCGTTTACTGGCAAACCGTTTCAGTTGAAGAGGCTCGAAAATGGCGTCCTGATCTACTCGCTTGGCTTCAATGGTACGGACGAAGGCGGTGTCGACATGGCCAAGCTCGACGGCTGGAGTGGAACCGGCCCGACTCCCGACGACATTTCGGTCCGTCTCGAGCGACCGTAAACGGTGGCGTGAACCAAGAGTTTGATAGGGGGTACGAGACTTGTTGCAAGGGATTTCAAATGTCTTTTCCGGCACATTCTCTCGGTCTTCGCGATTGATGAGCTACCTCAAGCAAATAGCTCATGCTTGACGTTGCCATGCACATCGGTCAGACGGAAGTCGCGGCCCTGGTAACGATAGGTGAGCCGGCTGTGGTCCATGCCGAGTGCATGCAGGATCGTGGCCTGAAGGTCATGCACATGCCATGATTCGGTCGTTGGCAGGAAACCGAGTTCGTCGGTACCGCCAATCGTTTGACCAGGTTTGACGCCGCCGCCGGCCATCCACATCGTGAAGGCGTCGATCTGATGGTCGCGACCTACGGCACCGTTGGGCATCGTTGCTTTTTGAGCCACCGGCGTGCGGCCGAGTTCGCCGCCCCAGATGACCAGTGTCTCGTCGAGCAGTCCGCGATTGGCCAAATCGGTGACGAGCGCCGCGGACGATTGATCGACTTGCCTGCATTGGTGCGGCAGACCGCCGGCGATGTTAGTGTGGTGATCCCAGTCACCATGGAAAAGCTGAACGAACCGCACACCTCGCTCCACCAACCGCCTCGCGAACAGGCAATTACGGGCAAACGACGATCGGCCGGGATCCTCGACGCCGTACATGTCGAGCGTTTCGGTTGTTTCTTGTGAAAGATCCAACAGCTCGGGTGCGGCAGTCTGCATTCGGAATGCAAGTTCGTAGGATGCGATTCGAGCGGCGATCTCATCGTCGCCCGTCGTTTGCAGGTTCAACAGATTGAGTCGATTGATGGCGTCGATGGATTCGCGTTGCTGGTCGGCAGAAAATCCGGGCGGGCTCGAAAGATTCAGAATTGGATCACCGGATGAACGCAAAGGAGTGCCCTGATAGCGTGACGGCAAAAAGCCGTTGTCGTAGTTGGCACTCTTCGAGCGCGGACGCATGCCCGTTCGTAAGACGGCAAAGGCAGGCAGGTCTTTGCTTTCGCTGCCTAGTCCGTAGGTCACCCAACTGCCGATGCTTGGGTTGCCGAACCGCCGCGAACCTGTGTTAATTTGCAGTTCGGCAAACATGTGGTTTGTGTCGTCGGTCTTGAGTGTTTTGACGAACGCGAGTTGGTCAACGATCGCGGCGGTGTGTGGCAACAATTCAGAGACGGTCGCGCCGCATTGGCCATGCTGAGCGAATCGCCAGGGTGAGCCCATTAAGCTGGGACGTTTCTCTTGGATCTGCGCAAACTGGCCCGGACGCAGATACGATTCGGGCATCGGCTCACCCGAACGACGGATCAATTCCTTTTTGGGGTCGAACAGATCGATCTGACTCGGCCCACCAATCATGAACAGAAAGATGACCGACTTAGCACGTGCGGGAAAGTGTGGCGCTCGGACGGTGTTGGATGATTCGTTGGCCTGGACTTCATTTCCTAGCAACGATGCAAGCGCCCACGGTGCGAGGCTCAGCCCGGTCGTACCGAAAAACTGACGGCGGCTTTGGCAGAATTCTTGCACGCTGATGCGGTCCTTACTGACGAGTAATCGTTTCATCCAGGTTCAATATGACGCGACACACGGCGATCCAAGCAGCCTGGCGGTATGGCAAGACACTTGGCAGCGCCGCTGACCCGACAACCTCCGCGACGTCTTCCGGTCTGGTCTCAAATGTGGCCACCTGTTCGGCGAGCAACTCTCTCGCGATGTCGAGCTCTTCGGTTTGGGGATTACGTGAGAGGCAGTGACGAAACAACGACACAAGCCGTTGGTCGTCCGACGGCGCGTCCTCTTCCAGCACGCGCGTGGCCAGCGCACGAGCACATTCGACAAACGCCGGGTCATTGAGCAGTGTGAGCGCCTGGACGGGAACATTCGACCGATCGCGACCCGCGCAGGCGGTGACCAGGTCCGGTGCGTCGAACAGCGGCAACATCGGATGTGGTGTCAGTCGCCAGACCCAGGTGTACAGGCCGCGTCGGTAGCGGTCCTCGCCTTCGCTGATCGTCCATGTCGCTGGCGTGGCCCGATTGTTGAGAATGCCGTCGGGTTGATAGGGAAAGACACTCGGCCCACCAATGCGGTGTTGTTGCAGACCGCTGACGGAAAGCGAAACGTCGCGAATGATCTCCGCTTCCAACCGCAACCGCCTTTGCCGGGCGAGCCGAAGATTACTTGGATCGACGAGAGCAAGATCAGGCCGACGGGCCGATGACTGGCGGTAAGTTGCCGATGTGACGATCAGGCGATGCAGATGTTTGAGGCTCCAGCCGCTGGAGATGAATTCACTGGCCAGCCAATCCAGTAGCTCGGGATGTGTCGGCGGCGGGGTCTGCATGCCAAAGTCAGTCACGGTGTCGACCAACCCTCGACCGAAGTACCGCTGCCAAACTCGATTCACAGTGACACGAGCCGTGAGTGGATTTTGCTCGTTAACGATCCATTCGGCCAGATCCATCCGGTCGTACGATTCGGCCTCTGGGAGCGAGTGCAAAAACTCCGGCACTGCCGGAGTGACCTGCTCACCCGATTGAGCGTGGTCGCCGCGCACGAAAATGTGTGTCGGTTGCGACGCCGTCTTCATTACCAGTGACGTAGGTATCTTTGGCATTTGTTCTTTGAGCTTGGTAATAGCCGCTTCGAGATCGGATCGCTCGGCGTCTTCGTCCGATGAGCTATTCTTGCCAAGCTGTTTTTCGAGTTGATCAATCTCGGCTTGAATCGAATCACGCTGCGCAATCTGCTCGGGGGGCCCTAAATCGAGTGGATGAACAGCTGCCTCGTTGAAAAACGCATAGAGCTGGTAATATTCGCGCTGCGTAAGGGGGTCGGTTTTGTGATCGTGGCATTGTCCGCATTCGAGCGTCAGACCAAGTAGCACGCTGCCGGTTGTGTTGACACGATCGATGACCGATTCCCAGCGAACACCGGGATCGAGCATCGCGTTGCAGTGGAACCCGGTGGCGATCTGTTGCTCGACACTGGCATTCCGGATGAGGTCGCCGGCGAGCTGTTCAACAACAAACTCGTCAAATGGCATGTCGCGATTCAGCGCACCGATCACCCAATCTCGGTAACGCCAGATCTCGCGCGGTCGGTCCAATTCGTAACCGCTGCTGTCAGCGTAACGAGCAAGATCGAGCCAGTGGCGCGCCCAACGTTCGCCATAGTGTGGCGACACCAAGAGCTGATCGACGAGACGCTTGTAGACGTTGGGGACGTCATCGGTGACGAATGATGCGACGTCGGCCCACGTTGGTGCGAGTCCGAGCAGATCCAACGACAGTCGACGGATCAAGGTTTCCGGTGCGGCCTCGGGCGAGGGTCTGAGTCCGTCGTGTTCTAAGCGAGCGAGAACAAAATGATCGATCGCGTTCTGTGGCCATGCCGCATTCTTGACCGCTGGAATCGCCGGTCGACTAATCGGCTGAAATGCCCAATGATCCGACGCGACCGGGGGCCTTTCAGGTTGTCCGGTGGCACCCTCGTCGATCCAACGTCGCAACAGCGCGAGCTCTTCGTCGCTGAGTGGGTGAGCCTCCGGCGGCATACGCTCGTCGTCGTCGGTTGATATCACACGGCGGATGAGTTCACTCTTGTCGGCGTCGCCCGGCAAGACGACTCGCTCGGAAACGCGAATATCCAGTCTCAGATCCGCCTCCTGGTTGTTGGAGCCGTGGCAGCGCAAACAACGGGAGATGAGGATCGGCCGAATGTGTTGCGCGTAGCTGATGCGACTGTTCGCTTTATCATGAGCAACGTCGTCGCAGATGGCCCGCCGCGATTGCCCGAACGACGTGAGACACAACAGCATCGTGACGATGGGCAGGTAGATTCGGACAGGGTGGTAAGTCGTCATCTTGTGAGGCCGCGGCAGGTAAATCGAGCCAAGGTTACCGATCAGCAGATACGGGGACTTATGCCCCGGCTCGCGCGCCGCCCATTGTAACCCGTTGTCTGGTGGATCGCGAAATCGTGACACGAAAAGGTGTCGGGAATCTTTTCTCGCTCGCCTGGCTTGCATAATCTGCGGGTATGCGAGGTGGCAATGACGGGTCGTAAGTGATTGCGGTTCCCTTGAGCAACCTTAAACGGCGCGGAATTTTAGATTTCGGTCGGTTTCTCGAGTGTCGGGAAGATTGACCTAGCCTCTCACCTCACGACCTAGGTGATTTTTGCCCGCCTCATGCTACCCCACTTGCAATCGCCTGAAGAAAATTGCTCAGCGATGGAACTTTCGAAGAGTGGCTGGCGTCCTAACGATGTTGAAAACATGCCTGCATGCACAGCAGTCTTTACAACCTAGAATTCACCGGACGAAACATCTCATTGCCCAGGAAAATCGGATCATGACCTATCGATATTTTTTATTGTCACTTGTTTGCTTGTCACTTGTGACAGTTGCTGCATCAGCGACTTCGATTCCGGAAGCCAAGCCGATTCAAGAGCTCACCGATGTGAAACCGACCCAAGCGGTGTTCAAAGACGCGGGCCGGGGCAAGCCACTGGTACTTCGCAAGCAGGAAGATCTGGCCAAGTATTTCGCAAAAGACGAACTCGAGAAGATTACGGCCAAGGTTGACCTGAAGAATCAAGTTGTGCTCGTTTTCGCCTGGCGTGGTTCCGGTGGCGATCGCCTTAGCTACGACGTTCTGGAGTCGTTCCCCGAGCAAATCGTCTTCCGAATCAAGCCAGGTCGTACGAAAGATCTTCGGCGACACGTGCGCCTGTTTGCACTGCGATCAAACGTCAAATGGAGCGTGAAGTAGTCGGTGCTCATAGATTTGTCACCGCAGGGGGAGGAAACACGCCGCCGCGGTGTGGTTATTAACTGCAGCGATTCATCGTCCTGTGATCCAAGAGGCCATTTCGGTTTGGGTGACCATGAAGGTGCGGATCGAGTCGTTGTTTATGCGTCTGATGAGATCAAGCGCACTTGAGCAAACGTGAAGGCGGAACAGGTTTGCATCGCGAAACACCCGGGGCACGATGGGTTCCGGCTCTTCCTGCGAAAAGTTAACCGAGTTTTACTCCAGGATGACAGCGGCCTACCGATTCGGGCTTGTTGCTAAGTGCGAACTCATGCCGTTTCAACGAGAATGACGTGAGTTGATGGTAGAGAGGGTTGAATCAGTCGTTGTCTCCTCCTACAACAGTTTTTTGGGGTTCAATGTGTCCCTTTATGTTTTCCCGGACGCGACTACGGGAGGCTCTTTGACGATTGTACCTGAGCCGGCGACCGTAGCGATTTGGTCGGTGTTAGCTCTCTGCGGTCTTGCTTATGGATTTCGCAACAAGACGATCAAGCGATCGTAGAGATAGCTCTCCTTGAGACTCAAAAAGCCGGTCCGCAGAGGATCGGTTTTTTTGTTGGAATGGCGGAGTCTCCTCGATTTGGGTGACTCTCTTCGCGATCTGGATCAAGCCTGATTTTAAAGGGTATTCGTCGAGTGGCTGCAGTTTCCGCCATCTGATTTTTTCAACAATGACTTTGTTTTTTCTATTTTCTTATTCAATCGTTCATCGAACGAAGATACGCTGATCGGGACTATTCAACCTGTCGTTGGTAGTCGCATGCCAGGCTCTCCTGTGAGTTTTGACCTTGAATGAAGGAGCTTGCGATATGACCTCCTGGATTCGCGTTTTGCTCGCCGTCAAGGTGATCGCTCTCGCACCTGTTGCTGTGGTGCACGCTGACTTGCCACCCGTTTCCTCCGCGAATCTGGTCGCCCACTTCGAAGCAAGTGATGCGACGCTCGAGCTCGACGCATTGGGTCAGGTGCTTAGCTGGACGGCCAATAATGATGCCAGCTTCATCCTCTCTGCAAATGGAACAGACCCAGCGAATATTCGCTTTAACGGTATTGAAATGGAAGGTCTCGGGGCGATTGAGGTCAACGATTTCTCCGGCGACAACCAGACCTTGCGAGGACCATTGCCCTCGGGGTTGACGGCGGCAACGATCTTTTGGGTGGGTTACTACGATCCCGGTCGTAATGGTTCACTCGGAAGTGGTTCGGGGCAATACGTTTATTCGATTGGGACGTCCGGTTCGCAAGGCTCGCAAATGGATCACCAGATCGACGACGGAAATTTTGAACTCTGGGGTGGCAGTGGAACCCAGGGTGGCAACAGCATTGACTACTTGAATGGCAGCTATTCCGTATTTCAGACGAACTACTTCCATGGTGAACCGGGACACGAAGCGTTTTCCAATGGGTTCAACCTGAACATTCCTTCGGACGGAGGTTACAACGTTCTGAGCGAACAAGTGCTTCAGCTGTTCGGGTGGCAGGATGGGAGTGGTAATTCTGGTGGGTACAACTTCGTTGGCAATCTTTCGGACTTGGTCATTTACGATGATGTTTTGAACGCCGCGGAGGCTGCCTCCGTTGGCTCCTACCTCACAAGTCGACTTCCAGCGACGCCGCCCGATCCGCCAGGACAGCCCGACCCAGTTACCCTTTATGCTCCGCTGAGTGGCAATCCAAACACGATGGTTCCAGGCTTTGTTCCTCATGGGAATCCCAAGGTATCGGGGCACGCAGAGTTCACGATCTATCCCAATAATACGATGGATTACAGCATCGTCGTGAATGGCAATGAATATGACGTGACTCAGGCTCACCTCTATAACATCACGAAAACCTCAGGCACATCGGGTAATCCTGCCCACGGTGATTCCATTATTTGTTGGGGTGGAATCTGGGCTAACGGTGGTGAATCGGATGACTTTCTACAGGGACTCGGTTACTCGAACGGTCGCCTGCGCGAGGTGTTGGCAAGTTCGGAAGACTGGATGCTCATCGTGCATACCGAAGGCGGTAAATTTGCAACCGATGAATCAGGTGGATTGGTCGTCTATGACGCAGCGATTCACGAGACCAATGAGCTGGGTGTTCCGGAAAGCGAACGGGCTACTCGATTCAACAACCGCGTCGGTAGAACCTTACTTGATCTCTCCCTTCGAGAAGAAAACACAAACGATTCACGTGCTCTCAAGCCGGATCCCAATCACCAGGTCAGCCAACCCTTTGCGGCCGCGAACGGCGTTAGTTGGGTCGAACTTGAAGAGGCGTCGGGTCAGTACGTATTGACTGCCGCAGCCATGGACGCTGGTTACGATCTCGACACGGAGTATCTGTTTTATCTCTACGACGACCAGGGTCCCCAATGGGACTTTGGCGGGCCCGAGGCGGCCTTCGGAGGATTTCTGACCACCGAACCTGTCGTGGTCACACCCAGCGGCGACTATAACCGAGACGGTATCGTCGACGTGTCAGATATTGATGCCCAGGCGATCGCAATGAAGACTCCGAACGACAGTCTGGCAACATTCGATGAGAACGGTGATCTCATCATCGATATCCAAGATCGCAGCATCTGGATCAATGTACACAAGAACACCTTTGCGGGAGATGCTAATCTCGACCTTGAATTCAACAGCAGTGATCTCGTCGAGGTCTTTGCGAGTGGCAAGTACGAGTCGGGTGCCATGGCGACCTGGTCGGAAGGTGACTGGGACGGGAGTATGCTATTTGATACGAGCGATATGGTTTACGCATTCGTC
The window above is part of the Pirellulaceae bacterium genome. Proteins encoded here:
- a CDS encoding PSD1 and planctomycete cytochrome C domain-containing protein, whose amino-acid sequence is MSRFRDPPDNGLQWAAREPGHKSPYLLIGNLGSIYLPRPHKMTTYHPVRIYLPIVTMLLCLTSFGQSRRAICDDVAHDKANSRISYAQHIRPILISRCLRCHGSNNQEADLRLDIRVSERVVLPGDADKSELIRRVISTDDDERMPPEAHPLSDEELALLRRWIDEGATGQPERPPVASDHWAFQPISRPAIPAVKNAAWPQNAIDHFVLARLEHDGLRPSPEAAPETLIRRLSLDLLGLAPTWADVASFVTDDVPNVYKRLVDQLLVSPHYGERWARHWLDLARYADSSGYELDRPREIWRYRDWVIGALNRDMPFDEFVVEQLAGDLIRNASVEQQIATGFHCNAMLDPGVRWESVIDRVNTTGSVLLGLTLECGQCHDHKTDPLTQREYYQLYAFFNEAAVHPLDLGPPEQIAQRDSIQAEIDQLEKQLGKNSSSDEDAERSDLEAAITKLKEQMPKIPTSLVMKTASQPTHIFVRGDHAQSGEQVTPAVPEFLHSLPEAESYDRMDLAEWIVNEQNPLTARVTVNRVWQRYFGRGLVDTVTDFGMQTPPPTHPELLDWLASEFISSGWSLKHLHRLIVTSATYRQSSARRPDLALVDPSNLRLARQRRLRLEAEIIRDVSLSVSGLQQHRIGGPSVFPYQPDGILNNRATPATWTISEGEDRYRRGLYTWVWRLTPHPMLPLFDAPDLVTACAGRDRSNVPVQALTLLNDPAFVECARALATRVLEEDAPSDDQRLVSLFRHCLSRNPQTEELDIARELLAEQVATFETRPEDVAEVVGSAALPSVLPYRQAAWIAVCRVILNLDETITRQ
- a CDS encoding DUF1501 domain-containing protein, which gives rise to MKRLLVSKDRISVQEFCQSRRQFFGTTGLSLAPWALASLLGNEVQANESSNTVRAPHFPARAKSVIFLFMIGGPSQIDLFDPKKELIRRSGEPMPESYLRPGQFAQIQEKRPSLMGSPWRFAQHGQCGATVSELLPHTAAIVDQLAFVKTLKTDDTNHMFAELQINTGSRRFGNPSIGSWVTYGLGSESKDLPAFAVLRTGMRPRSKSANYDNGFLPSRYQGTPLRSSGDPILNLSSPPGFSADQQRESIDAINRLNLLNLQTTGDDEIAARIASYELAFRMQTAAPELLDLSQETTETLDMYGVEDPGRSSFARNCLFARRLVERGVRFVQLFHGDWDHHTNIAGGLPHQCRQVDQSSAALVTDLANRGLLDETLVIWGGELGRTPVAQKATMPNGAVGRDHQIDAFTMWMAGGGVKPGQTIGGTDELGFLPTTESWHVHDLQATILHALGMDHSRLTYRYQGRDFRLTDVHGNVKHELFA